In the genome of Eriocheir sinensis breed Jianghai 21 chromosome 56, ASM2467909v1, whole genome shotgun sequence, one region contains:
- the LOC126984274 gene encoding uncharacterized protein LOC126984274 isoform X3, whose amino-acid sequence MASEILALILVVVGQVASQGYDTHAPYVPQIVVPVTVTDTVTTTQTVRVPVTSDVWVSTVTQYTVTATQLTTHWGFNPTRPDTVTSVITITNTPVSIIRHTAGVNPVRSVTSIFTSFVTETERKDLFHSITHIDIHHEIETVPVSSVQTLYQRITSTTLYLTTVTLTSTTRGYGH is encoded by the exons GTTGCGTCTCAGGGGTACGACACTCACGCGCCGTACGTCCCGCAGATCGTTGTTCCAGTCACAGTAACG GACACGGTTACTACAACTCAAACCGTCCGTGTTCCTGTAACTTCTGATGTGTGGGTAAGCACAGTGACACAGTACACTGTCACGGCGACCCAGCTAACTACTCACTGGGGCTTTAATCCGACGCGCCCAGACACGGTGACTTCGGTCATTACAATTACAAACACACCG GTCTCAATTATCCGCCACACTGCCGGAGTGAATCCAGTCCGATCAGTTACATCAATCTTCACATCTTTCGTGACTGAAACGGAAAGAAAGGACTTGTTCCACAGCATTACCCACATAGATATCCATCACGAG ATCGAGACTGTCCCGGTGTCGTCCGTTCAGACCCTGTACCAgcgcatcacctccaccaccctgTACCTCACCACTGTGACGCTCACCTCCACCACTCGCGGATATGGTCATTGA
- the LOC126984274 gene encoding uncharacterized protein LOC126984274 isoform X2 translates to MVSAILALILVVVGQVASQGYDTHAPYVPQIVVPVTVTDTVTTTQTVRVPVTSDVWVSTVTQYTVTATQLTTHWGFNPTRPDTVTSVITITNTPVSIIRHTAGVNPVRSVTSIFTSFVTETERKDLFHSITHIDIHHEIETVPVSSVQTLYQRITSTTLYLTTVTLTSTTRGYGH, encoded by the exons ATGGTTTCTGCAATTTTAGCTCTGATTTTGGTCGTCGTGGGGCAG GTTGCGTCTCAGGGGTACGACACTCACGCGCCGTACGTCCCGCAGATCGTTGTTCCAGTCACAGTAACG GACACGGTTACTACAACTCAAACCGTCCGTGTTCCTGTAACTTCTGATGTGTGGGTAAGCACAGTGACACAGTACACTGTCACGGCGACCCAGCTAACTACTCACTGGGGCTTTAATCCGACGCGCCCAGACACGGTGACTTCGGTCATTACAATTACAAACACACCG GTCTCAATTATCCGCCACACTGCCGGAGTGAATCCAGTCCGATCAGTTACATCAATCTTCACATCTTTCGTGACTGAAACGGAAAGAAAGGACTTGTTCCACAGCATTACCCACATAGATATCCATCACGAG ATCGAGACTGTCCCGGTGTCGTCCGTTCAGACCCTGTACCAgcgcatcacctccaccaccctgTACCTCACCACTGTGACGCTCACCTCCACCACTCGCGGATATGGTCATTGA
- the LOC126984276 gene encoding uncharacterized protein LOC126984276, with amino-acid sequence MVNVFAAVLLAFVTQAASQGYDTHVPYVQAQVVPVTVTETITGTQTIRVPVTSDVWVSEIVTSPVYATQLVTEYSWVPVDSVTRTTLMTVTTTPVSMVSQTSYVNPTRTVVSVHTIFSTETARKDLYHTVTHVALHHEIETVPVSSVQTLVQRITTTTLSIRTVIVTSTTRGYH; translated from the exons ATGGTTAATGTATTTGCAGCAGTGCTTCTTGCCTTCGTGACCCAG GCTGCAAGCCAGGGGTATGACACTCATGTCCCATACGTGCAAGCTCAGGTTGTTCCTGTCACTGTTACG GAAACTATTACGGGGACTCAAACTATTCGAGTTCCAGTAACTTCTGATGTCTGGGTTAGTGAAATTGTCACTTCACCAGTCTATGCCACTCAACTGGTGACTGAGTACTCCTGGGTCCCCGTTGACAGTGTTACTAGAACAACGCTGATGACTGTCACTACCACGCCG GTGTCCATGGTCAGTCAAACAAGTTACGTAAACCCCACACGGACGGTTGTCTCCGTTCACACTATTTTCTCAACTGAAACTGCAAGGAAGGATCTATACCACACGGTCACGCATGTTGCTCTTCATCACGAG ATAGAAACTGTTCCAGTGTCATCGGTCCAAACGCTAGTACAGCGTATCACAACCACTACACTCAGTATCAGAACTGTGATTGTCACTTCTACCACAAGAGGATATCATTGA